The candidate division WOR-3 bacterium genome includes the window CAGCTTGCCAAAACCGAGTCCTGGGTCGATCACTATCCGATCCCGGTCAATGCCTGATTCTACGGCATGATCTATCCTCTCCTGGAGAAAATTATAAATTTCACGCATGAGATCCTTGTATTGAGGATTTCTTTGCATTGTTCTTGGTTTGCCTTTCATGTGCATGATTATCGTACTCACCCCACTGCGGGCTATCGTTTTGACCATGTACTGATCGAATCTGTGTCCTGACACGTCATTTATTATACTCGCACCCTGATCGATCGCAAGTGCTGCGACTCTCGCCTTGTAGGTGTCAACAGATATTGGAACGCGCGTGAGTTTGGCCACCAGAGGCAGCACGCGTTTCAGTCTTCTTATTTCTTCCTTTTCATCGACTGGCGCGCTCTTTGGTCTTGTTGATTCAGCTCCAATATCAATAAAATCAACGCCCTCTTCGTTCATTTCATTCACAACCTTCTCGATGATCGACCTGTCGGTATAACGGCTGCCACTATAGAAAGAATCCGGCGTCAGGTTGATCACGCCCATAATATAAGTGCGGTTCATCACAAACCGCTTTCTGCCTATTTTCAACAGAGGTTCCTGTTTGTCTATCATGACCGAAGCCAACTGTATACGGATGTCTTCCATCCATGGCTGCTCACGCAGCCGCCTCTCGATTTTCTCGATTTCGCGGCGGTTCGCAAAGAGAATGAGCGGGTATTTTTTTCCGCGGCCGCCTTTGTATGCGCTCTTCGGGATCGCCGCGTCGGCGTCGCAGATGAGCGCAGTCTGCTTCAAGACATTGACCTGTGCACACGAGAGGCCATCGAATTTCAAGGCCATGTATTCGGCCTTCTTGATGAATATCTTATAAGCATCGGGGTCAACATGCATTCTCTTTAACTCGTTGGTGACCGTTTTTTCGTTATCGATGATTAATTTTCTCATCATATTCTCGTCGGTTCAAGCAGCGTACGGGACCTACAGGAAATATGCAGCAGGATTGATGCCGTAGATTTGGGGGTAAGTCGGGCGGATGATTTTTATTTCGGTATGTGATGCGAGGTCAATCGTCCTGCCGTCGATTTTGTTGTTATTGCTGTCGACGACGATCTTCACATTCGGCAGATCAATTGCGCTTGGGTTCTGTCTCATGACGACGCCTATTTCGCCGGTGCTTAGCTCCAGACAGCTGCCAACTGGATAAATACCCAAAAGTTGTGTGAAAACCTTCGCCAGTATTGGATCAAACAACCGGTTTTGGTTCGACCAGATCACACGCAAAGCAAAATGTGGTAAATACGGAACAGGCTGGTAGCCCCGGGCTGTTGTCATTGCATCATACGAATCGCAGATCCTGACTATCCTGGAAAATAGAGTGGGTTCATCTTCTTTTTCCCTCAGCGGATAGCCCGTGCCATCATAATTCCAGTGATGTTGATAGGCAACGGTGATAGCGAACATCGAGATTTCGTCGAGCCCGCGGGTCTTGAGAATTTCCCGTACCCCGTAATTTGAATGCAGTTTCAATGTTTCCCATTCCTGATCCGTAAGTTTCTGGATCTTGTTTATGAGCTCCTTAGATATTTCAACTTTGCCAATGTCGTGCAGGATTCCCGATGTGCCGAGCCGGGCAAGGTTCTTCCGGTCGAGTCCAATTCGTTGCCCGAGAGCCAGCGCGAGGATTCCGACGTTGAGGGAGTGGTTAAAAGTGTACTCATCGAAATTCTTTATCGTGGTGAGCGCGAGGATTCCGAATTCATCCCTGGATATTGAATCAACAAGACCGTATATGACCCGACGTGAACTCTTCACATCGACCGGTCTCCCGGTCCACAAATTTTGCATGAGGTTCTTGGTGACTTTCAAGGCCTTGAAATAAGTCCTTTTTGTCATCTGCCCATTCTCAATAGGTTCTTCCGGCTCTTTGTCCGTCTTGAGGAGTTCGATGTTGATGTGGGGAAGTTTCTTCTCAGGTAGTAGTCGCTGGAAAGATGCTCGATCCTCTTTGAAAATACTGGCGAAGTCAATTACTTCTTGTTGCGTAACACCACGCTTGAAGGTTATCGATTTGATGTTCAGCGTCTTCAGCTGAGTATTCATGAATTGTAGATTCGCATAGCTGTCGATTTCATATTTGAGTCTCTGTTTGTTGAAAAAGACATAATCACGGTACCGGACAAATTCAAGACTCGAGAAAGTCGTCAGGAGCTCTTCGATACCGCTCATGAATTTTTGTGCAGTATTGATCACTACATTGTTGTTCACATCGTAAACCTGAACTGCCTTAAATAGCGGATACAGCAAACCGACAACAGTCTTACCTGCGATGTATATATTCATGTCAATCGCTCCTTGAACACTGACTCGCAGGCAAACCTAATATCATTATTGCGTTTCTGCATTCCTTTTTTCAGCACCGCCAGTGATTCTTCGGTGCCGATCTGATTCAACGCCAGTGCAGCCAAACGTCGCATTACCCTGTATTTCTTTTTCCCCAACCACTTACGTTTGCAGAGCATTTCCTGCATGATCTGGACAAAGTCGTCTCCAGCATTTACTGTCAGCGCGTTGAAAACCTCACGTTGTTCGGCAAAATCCAACCCGAGAAAACTACCGTGTTTTATACGTTCAAGTAATACAGGATATATATCCGGGCGCTTGAACTTGCTCAGTATGCGCAAGGACTTTATCCTTGCTTCTACATCCGGGTCATTGATGTATTTGGTTATGATATCGATTTGTTCGGCATTGCCCAGAGCTTCGATGACCGCCAGCCTAACCTCTCTGTTCGGGTGATCGACGAGAGGGTCCAGGATTTTGGCGATGCCGACTGGTTTGACCAGGCCAAGGACGTTGATTGCATTAAGAACCGTGCCGGACTCTTTGCTTCGGAGAAAGGCGACAATCGGTGACGGATCGTCCTTTGCCATGTGTGCGACTCTGTGCCTCAGTGCGTTCAGACGGTCAGAACGTTCTATATATGGCATCAATTCTATTAGAAAGGGAATGGATTTCTTCCCAAAAAACCCAATGAACGCCAGGAATTCATTGAAAACATCATCTTCAGGCACATTGACAGTCTCCCTGAAGCTTGCAATTGTGGTTTCGTTCTCGAAACGTTCGATGAAATTTATATCCGGTATATCTTTCAACTTGTAAGCGATACGGCGTGCGTTGTAAAAGTCCTTCGTGTTCACACAACTTTCCAAAATTTCGATCAAGCCGTCAATGATTTCCTGGGAGCGATCCGTATGCAGATAGTCGCCAAGAGTTTTTATTACTACCGGGAGTATGGCCGTTTTCTCGTCGCTCGATATACATGTTTTCAGGTTTTCAACCTCCTGGGTGTCGAGATCGGGAATAATTACAGCGTCGATGTCTATTTTTTCCCTGAGTATTAGCTGTTTTAGCTTCTCGTCGTAATCAACGTACTGAATGGGCACTTCAGGTACCCGGTAATCGAGCACTTCTTCTGCTTCTATAACGTAGAAGGTGATATGAGCGAAATTGCATTCCCACAGCCCCAATGCGACATCCCAATCCTTGGCAGGTCGGCTGATGACATCGACGAAGAGCAGGAGTTCGTCAGAGATCAGACCGCTCAAGAAACTGATGCTGCGGATGCCGTCTTTGAACAGCCTGAAGGCAATACTCATGTCCATCTCTTCTTCTTTGTAGACCACCTGATCGAGATGTACAATCTGGAATTTCTCGACCTTAAGGCTTATTTCGTTATGTCCTCTGAGATATTCTGCTGTTTTCTGATAGAAAGGCTCAAAGAAATGACGAAATGATGAATGATTCATCCCGTACATCTGCATTGCCTTGAAGGATTTCGTAAGGCCTAGAATGATTTGAGCTACATCGTCTTTCATTCAATGTAATTATAGACATATCTTTTGTTTAGTCAACAATTATGTATAAAATGTAGGTAAAATGCCCCGCGAAACCCATTTTCTTTCCGTTCGAACGACGCATCAACAAATTATTGACTTCCTTCGAAAATTGAATATAATAAATGCAATGAAACGAACCTATCAACCGAGTCGAAGAAAACGGAAAACGACGCA containing:
- a CDS encoding HD-GYP domain-containing protein, with protein sequence MNIYIAGKTVVGLLYPLFKAVQVYDVNNNVVINTAQKFMSGIEELLTTFSSLEFVRYRDYVFFNKQRLKYEIDSYANLQFMNTQLKTLNIKSITFKRGVTQQEVIDFASIFKEDRASFQRLLPEKKLPHINIELLKTDKEPEEPIENGQMTKRTYFKALKVTKNLMQNLWTGRPVDVKSSRRVIYGLVDSISRDEFGILALTTIKNFDEYTFNHSLNVGILALALGQRIGLDRKNLARLGTSGILHDIGKVEISKELINKIQKLTDQEWETLKLHSNYGVREILKTRGLDEISMFAITVAYQHHWNYDGTGYPLREKEDEPTLFSRIVRICDSYDAMTTARGYQPVPYLPHFALRVIWSNQNRLFDPILAKVFTQLLGIYPVGSCLELSTGEIGVVMRQNPSAIDLPNVKIVVDSNNNKIDGRTIDLASHTEIKIIRPTYPQIYGINPAAYFL
- the folP gene encoding dihydropteroate synthase, which gives rise to MRKLIIDNEKTVTNELKRMHVDPDAYKIFIKKAEYMALKFDGLSCAQVNVLKQTALICDADAAIPKSAYKGGRGKKYPLILFANRREIEKIERRLREQPWMEDIRIQLASVMIDKQEPLLKIGRKRFVMNRTYIMGVINLTPDSFYSGSRYTDRSIIEKVVNEMNEEGVDFIDIGAESTRPKSAPVDEKEEIRRLKRVLPLVAKLTRVPISVDTYKARVAALAIDQGASIINDVSGHRFDQYMVKTIARSGVSTIIMHMKGKPRTMQRNPQYKDLMREIYNFLQERIDHAVESGIDRDRIVIDPGLGFGKLLADNYVIIRRLAELRQLGRPVLVGHSRKSFVGNPFGLSPENRLEGTLGIQSLLIQNGASILRVHDVMEAKRVASIIDLITR
- a CDS encoding HEAT repeat domain-containing protein, giving the protein MKDDVAQIILGLTKSFKAMQMYGMNHSSFRHFFEPFYQKTAEYLRGHNEISLKVEKFQIVHLDQVVYKEEEMDMSIAFRLFKDGIRSISFLSGLISDELLLFVDVISRPAKDWDVALGLWECNFAHITFYVIEAEEVLDYRVPEVPIQYVDYDEKLKQLILREKIDIDAVIIPDLDTQEVENLKTCISSDEKTAILPVVIKTLGDYLHTDRSQEIIDGLIEILESCVNTKDFYNARRIAYKLKDIPDINFIERFENETTIASFRETVNVPEDDVFNEFLAFIGFFGKKSIPFLIELMPYIERSDRLNALRHRVAHMAKDDPSPIVAFLRSKESGTVLNAINVLGLVKPVGIAKILDPLVDHPNREVRLAVIEALGNAEQIDIITKYINDPDVEARIKSLRILSKFKRPDIYPVLLERIKHGSFLGLDFAEQREVFNALTVNAGDDFVQIMQEMLCKRKWLGKKKYRVMRRLAALALNQIGTEESLAVLKKGMQKRNNDIRFACESVFKERLT